In one Lolium rigidum isolate FL_2022 chromosome 3, APGP_CSIRO_Lrig_0.1, whole genome shotgun sequence genomic region, the following are encoded:
- the LOC124697094 gene encoding uncharacterized protein At1g01500-like produces the protein MGEIPEAEGTKLTREPPSSCLSLRVFYLKLSRCELNEAMLDTLTITHTPLTSDTVVEAIGDRATTDDNGNVSCPLHRDRVNTASREATFVSTETVRMAGSVRFEVRVGKDEKLLVGIMEMCDVPDGFGGVEKNGCWVMKCQVSMQRGSGFLKSAGEDAKSPMIEVYVASLFRGNPIVFTKAMKLRFRTRRRQVKAPFMEPIPECGEHAEDTKETPPADQKHDPQELSEYRCYKPEPGIDDVDLDSLYARTAGLEGEDSELSWFTAGVRIGVGISLGIILGVGVSAGLLARSYQSTSRNLRRRLIYGLL, from the exons ATGGGTGAAATTCCAGAAGCAGAGGGTACCAAGCTGACGCGGGAGCCACCATCCAGCTGCCTCAGCCTGAGAGTCTTCTATCTGAAGCTGAGCAGGTGCGAGCTGAACGAGGCCATGCTGGACACTCTGACCATCACCCACACCCCGCTCACCTCCGACACCGTCGTTGAAGCGATCGGCGACAGGGCAACCACCGACGACAACGGCAACGTGTCGTGCCCCCTCCACAGAGACCGCGTCAACACAGCGTCGCGAGAGGCCACCTTCGTGAGCACGGAGACCGTGAGGATGGCCGGGAGCGTGCGGTTCGAGGTCCGGGTCGGCAAAGACGAGAAGCTCCTCGTGGGGATCATGGAGATGTGCGACGTGCCGGATGGTTTCGGCGGGGTGGAGAAGAACGGCTGCTGGGTCATGAAGTGTCAGGTCTCCATGCAGCGCGGCTCAGGGTTTCTGAAAAGCGCCGGCGAGGACGCGAAGTCGCCGATGATCGAGGTGTACGTGGCGAGCCTGTTCCGGGGCAATCCGATCGTCTTCACCAAGGCGATGAAGCTGCGGTTCAGGACGAGGAGGCGTCAGGTGAAGGCGCCTTTCATGGAGCCCATCCCTGAATGCGGCGAGCACGCCGAGGACACGAAAGAAACGCCGCCGGCTGACCAGAAGCATGACCCACAG GAACTATCGGAGTACCGGTGCTACAAACCGGAGCCGGGCATTGACGACGTCGACCTCGACAGCTTGTACGCGCGAACTGCTGGCCTGGAAGGAGAGGATAGCGAGCTCTCGTGGTTCACCGCCGGCGTCAGAATCGGCGTCGGCATCAGCCTAGGCATCATCCTCGGCGTCGGCGTCAGCGCTGGGCTTCTGGCACGTTCTTACCAGTCTACCTCCAGGAATCTGAGGCGGCGGTTAATCTACGGCCTGCTCTGA